From Methanobacterium congolense, one genomic window encodes:
- a CDS encoding glycosyltransferase family protein, with protein sequence MVEKILYLMHVDWDWIKQRPHFIAESLSHFYELEVVCQRSLRRSKDLTKKDNVVHVTPMFNIPFYNTKLLYPVNKFYGKIYINYLLKKYDPDYIWITFPLLYDYVPSNSKYKIIYDCMDNAAAFDLNENLKLKVLELEKSLIKEAYLIFVSANNLATNLNKIHECKNKMFLIRNAFGGQILETKEYDGIVNKKTYKIGYIGGVHSWFDFETVEYTLKKIKNIEYHIIGPVSEDIIKSHHHKRIKFYGSIKHCDLYSYVHDFDCMIMPFKITDLILSVDPVKIYEYINYNKPIISVFYDELNRFSPYVYFYSTKEEVTQILQTMVKNGFEKKYSNTQRIKFLKDNSWNTRISEINEHLNIMRSK encoded by the coding sequence ATGGTTGAAAAAATATTATATTTAATGCATGTGGACTGGGACTGGATCAAACAACGCCCACATTTTATAGCGGAGAGTTTATCCCATTTTTATGAATTAGAAGTGGTATGTCAAAGGTCATTGCGCAGATCTAAAGATTTAACTAAAAAGGACAATGTTGTGCATGTAACGCCTATGTTTAATATACCTTTCTACAACACAAAACTTCTTTATCCAGTGAATAAATTCTACGGAAAAATTTATATTAATTATTTGTTGAAAAAATATGATCCTGATTATATATGGATTACATTTCCGTTATTATATGATTATGTACCTTCAAATAGTAAGTATAAAATAATTTATGATTGTATGGATAATGCTGCAGCTTTTGATTTAAATGAAAATTTAAAATTAAAAGTTTTAGAACTTGAAAAAAGTTTAATAAAAGAAGCATATCTGATTTTTGTATCTGCTAACAACTTGGCTACAAATTTGAATAAAATTCATGAGTGTAAAAATAAAATGTTCTTAATTAGAAACGCCTTTGGAGGTCAAATATTAGAAACAAAAGAGTATGATGGTATTGTAAATAAAAAAACTTATAAAATAGGTTATATTGGAGGAGTACATTCTTGGTTTGACTTTGAAACAGTGGAATATACATTAAAAAAAATCAAAAATATAGAATACCACATAATTGGGCCGGTTAGTGAAGATATAATAAAATCCCATCATCATAAAAGAATAAAATTCTATGGATCAATTAAGCATTGTGATTTGTATTCCTATGTCCATGATTTTGATTGTATGATTATGCCTTTTAAGATAACTGATTTGATTTTATCTGTAGATCCCGTAAAAATTTATGAATACATAAATTACAACAAACCTATAATTTCAGTATTTTACGATGAACTTAATCGTTTTTCACCGTACGTCTACTTTTATTCAACAAAAGAAGAAGTAACACAAATTTTACAGACAATGGTTAAAAATGGATTTGAAAAAAAATATTCAAACACTCAAAGGATTAAATTTCTAAAAGATAACTCCTGGAATACGAGAATATCAGAAATCAATGAGCATTTAAATATTATGCGCTCGAAATAA
- a CDS encoding DUF1616 domain-containing protein has translation MDNKQYLDIIFMGLLTILTVVFIEMPVFIIHNILGFILVTFIPGYCLLSALFPGKNKLGGVERASLSIALSLIVAALTVLALKYTSGVSWTSTLLALSGISMVLVVLAFLRRWETDESEIFYPKFSIKPFSDYLKGRSSEYKTLVAVTAAVLVIVVSATVYVALVPQDEEGFTEFYITGPQAMAADYPSNLTVGENGNVTLGIVNHEHGSVNYEVVVKSNNRTLDQWNVTVAKGAKLEIPYQFTGTSAGKKEIRFLLYRLPDEEKVYRSLYLNVGFE, from the coding sequence ATGGACAATAAACAGTACTTGGATATAATATTCATGGGATTATTAACGATTTTAACGGTTGTATTCATTGAAATGCCCGTTTTCATAATTCATAACATTCTGGGATTTATCCTCGTGACATTCATACCTGGGTACTGTCTGTTGTCTGCCCTCTTCCCTGGGAAAAATAAGCTTGGAGGTGTTGAACGCGCATCTTTGAGCATTGCTTTGAGCCTGATTGTCGCAGCCCTCACAGTCCTTGCACTGAAGTACACATCAGGGGTCAGCTGGACGTCCACGCTCCTGGCACTTTCAGGGATTTCAATGGTCCTGGTTGTGCTGGCATTCCTGAGGCGATGGGAAACAGATGAAAGCGAGATCTTCTACCCAAAATTCTCCATTAAGCCTTTTTCAGACTATTTGAAGGGCAGGTCCTCCGAATACAAAACCTTGGTGGCTGTCACGGCTGCCGTTCTGGTTATCGTAGTTTCAGCAACGGTTTACGTTGCCCTGGTTCCCCAGGATGAAGAGGGGTTCACGGAGTTCTACATCACCGGACCCCAGGCCATGGCAGCAGACTACCCGAGCAACCTGACGGTTGGTGAAAATGGTAACGTTACTTTGGGTATCGTGAACCACGAGCATGGGAGTGTGAACTACGAGGTGGTTGTTAAGTCCAACAACAGAACCCTGGACCAGTGGAACGTGACCGTGGCCAAGGGTGCCAAACTGGAGATACCCTACCAGTTCACAGGGACATCTGCAGGTAAAAAAGAGATAAGGTTCCTCCTCTACAGGCTGCCTGATGAGGAGAAGGTTTACAGGTCACTGTACCTCAACGTGGGCTTTGAATGA
- a CDS encoding glycosyltransferase family 2 protein, translated as MKPHVTIIILNWNGWEDTIECLDSLNKINYPNYDVIIVDNHSEDDSVRKIREYCNGKLKVKSSFFDHDSVSKPLRMFEINEEKLKKLNGNKIDYLHHSKSKNNLILIKNNENRGFAEGNNIGINYALNNLNSDCILLLNNDTVVEPYFLNKLVNHAESASIVGSKLYFYDDKDLIQSTGVKIKWSYGEMISLGYGHKNNFEEYEMDLDAVSGCSMLIKKEVIDKIGFLNTKCFLYYEDTDFCVRAKRAGFKIICANDSKVWHKTSVSSKRVSGTREYYSARNLFLFMRKYANKKQFYTFLMYFIGFKFWFNSGLIIFYHREPRAFVPFVKGVLDGFKTIY; from the coding sequence ATGAAACCCCATGTAACAATCATAATTCTCAACTGGAACGGCTGGGAAGATACAATAGAATGCTTAGACTCTTTGAATAAGATAAATTATCCAAATTATGATGTAATAATTGTGGATAACCACTCTGAAGATGATTCAGTTAGAAAGATAAGAGAATACTGTAATGGAAAATTAAAAGTCAAATCTTCTTTTTTTGATCATGATTCTGTCTCTAAACCCCTAAGGATGTTTGAAATAAACGAAGAAAAATTAAAAAAGTTAAATGGAAATAAAATAGATTATTTACACCATTCAAAATCTAAAAATAATCTTATATTAATAAAAAATAATGAAAATCGTGGCTTTGCAGAAGGAAACAATATAGGGATCAATTATGCCTTAAACAACTTGAATTCTGATTGTATTTTGCTATTGAATAATGATACAGTAGTTGAGCCTTATTTTTTAAATAAACTTGTAAATCACGCAGAAAGTGCAAGTATTGTTGGTTCTAAACTTTATTTTTATGATGATAAAGATTTAATTCAATCTACAGGAGTTAAAATTAAATGGTCCTATGGAGAGATGATTTCATTAGGATATGGGCATAAAAATAACTTTGAAGAGTATGAAATGGATTTAGATGCTGTTTCTGGATGTTCTATGCTTATTAAGAAAGAAGTTATAGATAAAATTGGATTTTTAAACACTAAATGTTTTTTATATTACGAAGACACGGATTTCTGTGTTAGAGCAAAAAGAGCTGGTTTTAAAATAATATGTGCAAATGACTCAAAAGTATGGCACAAAACTTCGGTTAGTTCAAAAAGAGTCAGTGGAACTCGTGAATATTACTCTGCAAGGAATTTATTCTTATTCATGCGAAAATATGCTAACAAAAAACAATTTTATACGTTTTTAATGTATTTTATTGGTTTTAAATTCTGGTTTAATAGTGGACTCATCATTTTTTATCATAGAGAACCTCGTGCTTTCGTTCCTTTTGTTAAAGGTGTTTTAGATGGTTTTAAAACGATTTACTGA
- a CDS encoding acyltransferase gives MIKIRLDQYVKENQDTNVSNFIIFSYTLLNGLFLFLATLNGYIPSHVIRHVFYRRLFKVKIPSDSIIYWRCRFFSPQRVKIGHNSIIGNDAFLDGRESIYIGDNVNIGGDVRIYTQQHDIESSNFGIKGAPVHIGHWAYIGARVIILPGVKIGEGAVVASGAVVTKDVEPWTMVGGVPAKFIRNRPLVKYNLDTNHRLFFQ, from the coding sequence ATGATTAAAATTAGATTAGATCAATATGTAAAAGAAAATCAGGATACTAATGTTTCAAATTTCATCATTTTTAGTTATACTCTTTTAAATGGATTATTCTTATTTTTAGCGACTTTAAATGGTTACATTCCTTCTCATGTAATAAGACATGTGTTTTATCGTCGTTTATTTAAGGTTAAAATACCTTCTGATTCTATAATCTACTGGAGATGTAGGTTTTTTAGCCCTCAAAGAGTTAAAATAGGTCATAACTCCATTATAGGAAATGATGCTTTTTTAGATGGTCGAGAATCTATTTATATTGGAGATAATGTTAATATTGGGGGAGATGTGCGAATTTATACTCAGCAACATGATATAGAAAGTTCGAATTTTGGAATAAAAGGTGCCCCCGTGCATATTGGACATTGGGCTTATATTGGTGCTAGGGTAATTATATTACCTGGAGTTAAAATAGGTGAAGGAGCAGTTGTTGCTTCTGGTGCAGTTGTTACTAAAGATGTTGAACCTTGGACTATGGTTGGAGGCGTACCTGCTAAATTCATAAGAAATAGGCCTTTGGTAAAATATAACTTAGATACGAATCATAGACTTTTTTTTCAGTGA
- a CDS encoding oligosaccharide flippase family protein: MSKLKIPFKSLIRNAAGDDRESLKGKLIYGIFWNLISALASQGFPMIAAIIAARLLGKFGYGQLGMINSTVILFSTFAGLGLGITATKYIAQLHQTDPERTGRIMGLTNLFGLASGVVMCIILFVMAPWLAANTLAAPDLAPALRIASLLLIFNTLVGIQSGSIAGFGAFKDLARIAIFQGIISASLTITGVYFFGLTGAVTAMVINSIINFILYKRTINNLVKRFKISINYMKSWRERDVIWKLSLPSMLSSVMVGPVVWIANVIIINTPGGYGQLGLFNAADQWRTALAFLPGVIGTVLLPMLAANNEENENIEKLNVLISWIVVIIIALPLISFPEIISVLYGNNYYSTGFIEVLALMIFVSCITSYREGISRKLVVKNLMWWGVLDNVLWAFFLIGSVMLLKNLGALGLSLSYIIAYALNTLLFVPFYLWKEVVPRDMIISKEIFLLWAILVVQTILTLLNISNLIKFISLTVSFIVIILIFQYKWNFGNFN; the protein is encoded by the coding sequence ATGAGTAAGCTAAAGATTCCCTTCAAGAGTTTGATAAGAAACGCTGCAGGCGATGACAGGGAAAGTTTGAAGGGAAAGCTTATTTATGGTATTTTCTGGAACTTGATCAGTGCCTTGGCTTCTCAGGGTTTTCCAATGATCGCAGCCATAATAGCTGCTCGCCTTTTGGGTAAATTTGGCTACGGTCAACTGGGAATGATAAACAGTACTGTGATCTTATTTTCAACGTTTGCAGGTTTGGGTCTGGGAATAACAGCCACGAAGTACATAGCACAGCTACACCAGACAGACCCAGAACGAACTGGACGCATCATGGGCCTCACAAATCTCTTCGGGCTAGCATCTGGAGTTGTGATGTGCATCATACTTTTCGTTATGGCACCCTGGCTTGCAGCAAACACGCTAGCCGCACCAGATCTGGCACCTGCACTAAGAATTGCATCCTTACTTCTTATCTTCAACACGTTGGTGGGAATCCAGTCTGGGTCCATTGCGGGTTTTGGGGCCTTCAAGGACCTTGCAAGGATAGCCATATTCCAGGGAATAATATCTGCATCACTAACAATCACGGGAGTTTATTTCTTCGGATTAACAGGTGCAGTAACTGCAATGGTCATAAACAGCATAATAAATTTCATTCTTTACAAAAGAACCATCAACAACCTTGTTAAAAGGTTTAAAATCAGTATTAATTACATGAAATCATGGAGAGAAAGAGATGTTATCTGGAAGTTATCATTGCCTTCCATGCTATCTAGTGTGATGGTGGGGCCAGTTGTATGGATTGCAAATGTAATCATAATAAACACTCCTGGTGGTTATGGGCAGTTAGGGTTGTTCAATGCTGCAGACCAATGGAGAACTGCACTCGCATTTTTACCTGGAGTAATCGGAACAGTTTTACTTCCGATGCTGGCTGCAAATAACGAAGAAAATGAGAACATTGAAAAACTTAATGTCTTAATCAGTTGGATTGTAGTAATTATTATAGCTTTACCTTTAATATCATTTCCAGAAATAATAAGTGTATTATATGGTAATAATTACTATTCAACAGGTTTTATTGAAGTTCTTGCACTTATGATATTTGTAAGTTGTATAACTTCTTATAGGGAAGGCATATCACGTAAATTAGTTGTTAAAAACTTGATGTGGTGGGGCGTTTTAGATAACGTATTATGGGCATTTTTTTTAATAGGATCTGTGATGTTACTTAAAAATTTAGGGGCTTTAGGCTTATCTTTAAGTTATATAATAGCTTACGCCCTTAACACCTTGCTTTTCGTACCGTTTTACCTTTGGAAAGAAGTTGTACCTAGAGATATGATAATTTCAAAAGAAATTTTTTTATTGTGGGCAATTTTAGTAGTTCAAACCATTTTAACACTATTAAACATATCTAATCTTATTAAATTTATTTCATTGACAGTTTCATTTATTGTTATTATATTAATTTTCCAATACAAATGGAATTTTGGAAATTTTAATTAA
- a CDS encoding CPBP family intramembrane glutamic endopeptidase, with the protein MEEPEASKLLETKKTSYKKAETIFQRFKTESRAGKHIQTIQMERSSFPSFGDNMVIVLIYLLALVVAQVVTASHNLELGFVMYTGIFLVMLFHSASLQDEKFAYLLMSMMALPILGMVGLSMPIKVVGSLTWFLAVAVFILGASYAIIKVQELKPEDIGLKLGDPKVQILIALSGVLLGGLEYMILKPDPLIPHFTLKWVLIGGSILIISTGIAEELLFRGIIQGNAEKVFGNAYGLLFASIVFTAMHLIWKSIPDMIFIFAVALFYGYAFQKTRSIYGVIFSHGIANTFLLLILPFLLG; encoded by the coding sequence ATGGAAGAACCTGAAGCATCCAAACTGCTTGAAACAAAAAAAACTTCATACAAAAAAGCAGAAACTATTTTTCAAAGATTTAAAACTGAATCTAGAGCTGGTAAGCACATTCAGACCATCCAAATGGAAAGATCCAGTTTCCCCTCCTTCGGTGACAACATGGTCATTGTGCTGATCTACCTCTTGGCACTGGTGGTTGCACAGGTGGTAACTGCCAGCCACAACCTGGAACTTGGATTCGTCATGTACACAGGCATATTCCTGGTAATGCTCTTCCACTCGGCATCCCTCCAGGATGAGAAGTTCGCATACCTCCTCATGTCCATGATGGCACTGCCCATACTGGGGATGGTGGGACTCTCCATGCCCATCAAAGTTGTGGGGTCCCTTACGTGGTTCCTGGCAGTGGCTGTTTTCATCCTCGGGGCATCCTACGCCATAATAAAGGTTCAGGAACTGAAACCTGAAGACATTGGGCTAAAGCTGGGAGACCCCAAGGTCCAGATCCTGATAGCCCTGAGCGGGGTTCTCCTGGGAGGGTTGGAGTACATGATACTCAAACCAGACCCTCTCATACCCCACTTCACACTGAAATGGGTTCTCATAGGAGGTTCAATACTCATCATATCCACAGGAATTGCAGAGGAACTTCTCTTCAGGGGAATAATCCAGGGAAATGCTGAGAAAGTCTTTGGAAATGCCTACGGGCTGCTCTTTGCATCCATTGTATTCACCGCCATGCACCTTATCTGGAAATCCATCCCAGACATGATATTTATCTTCGCAGTTGCCCTGTTCTACGGTTACGCATTCCAGAAAACCCGGAGTATATACGGTGTGATCTTCTCCCACGGAATTGCAAACACCTTCCTGCTCCTGATACTGCCGTTCCTTCTGGGATGA